The Lathyrus oleraceus cultivar Zhongwan6 chromosome 5, CAAS_Psat_ZW6_1.0, whole genome shotgun sequence genome includes the window TGGAACACAGAAATTCATCTTTCAAAACATATAAAGCAGTGGAAAAAACGAGGAGCATTAACAGCATGGACACCTCGCATCACCTGGGTGAACTGTGGGCCAAATTGTGATAAAGAGACAGCTAAATTTCCACAGACCGTAGATCCTCTTGCAAGGATATCCAGAGACCTAGGTGTTATGCGCAAGCTGTCGAACCTCGACGTTATTTGATACATTATTTATGAGAGATCGAGCTTCTGCTCAAAACTTCGCTGCATTGTTGCAACCCCAATAAGAATTGGTTCAAGAAGACCAACAAGGCAACTTTTGATCTCTACCCCCTTCTTCTATCTAGGATTTATCTCTGTAAGGCTAGCAAGCAACAATCTGTCATTCAAAGCCCCAACCAAGACTGCATATGGCAGTAGCAGAGAAAAGAAGGGCAGGCCCACCCCACAAGAGAGATCTAAATGAAGGAAGTCCCTTGTCAAATTTTATAGAAGTTCCTGCAAGCAAATCAAGTAACGCCGAAACAATAAGGGCTCTCTGTGTTGTTAAAATTCCAGCAACGTATCCCCGTAGGGTCTCTTGCCAGTGCACCTGAAGTAcaatttctttttttttttcaactTAATTGACTTTGTTCCATCACTTTTGGTGGATATATAAAGACCATTGGCAGTTGAAGTTGATAAGTTGTACCCTTGAATGAGCTTTACTAGTCCAATTTGGTTCCCATGAGAAGCAAACATCAAAGTTGAACCTAATGGCGTAGAGAAGATACGATCAACTTCGGTTTCAAACATAAATTGTGTTGGGCCACGAATTGAACCAACATTAGTCTCTGTAGGTTGATTTTCTTCAAGAACTTGATCATTGTCCTTAGCTTCTGGAAAAGCCCCTCCTGGCAGAGAATATAAAGCCAACCTGAATGTAACCATTAATTATTGTAGTCCAAGATACACAATCTTCATACGACATTTCTTTGAACAGCTTAACAGCTTCATCAATTTGTAAGTCTTGGACATAGGTTGCAATCACCGCATTCCAAGAAACCAGATTCTTACAAGGCATTCTGTCAAAGAGTTTCCTAGCCTCTAAAATCTTTTCGTGTCTAGCAAACCCACATAACATGGTAACCCAAGAAACAGCATTAGGATCTGAAATCTTTTCAAAGAAAACCACCAAGCAAAACTCAAGTCACAACTATTAACAAACCCAGCCACCATTAAATTCTAGGAGACCACATTCCTCTCAATCATCCTCTCGAAAAAACAAAGAACCGCATTGCCAAACTCAATTTCCTATTCTGCGTATAACCAGCTAACATAGAGTTATAAGAAACCAAATCCTTTACAAGCTTCCCTTTACGCGTATAGCAAGTAACCATCAAAGCCCACGAAAAATTGTCCCTCCCAGGAATCATATCAAACAACTTATTGGCTTGTTCCACCATGTTATTGTGAAGATACCCAGCAATCACAGTGTTCCATGGAATAATGTTTCTGTGAGACATTTCATCCAACAATTGTTGTGCCTCAATAACTCTGCCATTTTTTTTTGCAAACACGATTATCATGGAATTATATGTGGCATGGTTTTTATGGATGACATTTGAGAATACTCTTTTGGCTTTTTCAACTTTTCCTTGTTTTCCAAATGAATGACTTCGTAGAAATCATTAAACATGAATGAATGAAAGATCTCTCAATAAGAAATGAAGAGTTTAAACGTGAAATGGTCATGAAGAGAAATGCAAATGACCGATTGATGGGAAACAAGTTTTAGGGCCAAAGTCGGGGTATGacacctgcctcgtgaatccatggtcaACCAAGCAAACAGCTGTATGATGGATGTATATCCATAAtctggaaagtgatctggaaatcactaggtccaattttgattgggaggtctaattcaccgatcacagttttacccgatccatcaaaagctttaactaccactccactctgcctcatgggaggcccttgatagaaatatgtaaagccaagttgtggtatttcccctcctcgggaagatcatcatcacagaagctcaaattgttgcaggcagttatatttgcaacaatgctatcaaactgctcaattgtgacatcgtcatccacgtatgccacatcaaacaccctttgcaacgcttcaCGATGTGGCTCTGAACtcatcagcaaagataggacaaatatctttgatggagtttgaagaaactactctagaacattgtactcactcctcttgatgagcctcaacatctcatcaccatcctctttcaacatgccagactggccaaccaggatatGAGCTTTATCTGCTTtaacaacaacagggtcaacatCCTTCACAACAAGAACATActgatttgaagaagaagtccccactGGATCGACAGGATTGACAACATCCCTCTTCACAACGTCTTtatgggatttcggctgagccgagaaaacacgaccactacgggtcactccactaacgtcGGATATGTTTACAAtagaggttgagggcaacgacacctccttcccatcttccaacaTAACAACAATATAACGATATGGGAACGCTTtatctgatacatacgggacagggcccactggcttaatcacaagagctGGCACTtcttcttcttgctgccatcatacttaatgacaacAGGATCGGGAATTTTGAACACGGGAGTGATAACAtcgacttcatcctcattacgattatgaagtatctcgatcatcccttggtctagcatctcttggatgtccttccttattttgcggcatcctctttcattgacagtgcacacctggcacctatcatgatcatgctcataatgattgtgctcacacaacagcctatgcatctctaccaaggactTCCTTATGTCActcacataaaggactttgtatttgccagggcgcccctgaaccatattgacagctgccttcccatgctcgggcaataagttcttcttcacatttgggcctacatcctcaaagaatagtatcccactccccacaaggtcttgaaccttggttttcaaaggaaaataattctccacgtcatgtccgggcgcaccggaatgatacacataatgaagttcaggcttgtaccaccattaaggattggctggcacagcaggaggatctcgtggagttatcaacttcctatcaattaaggaaggataaagttcagcataggtcataggaatcgggtcaaaggtcaccttcttcctctcatagttgctagtgttgttattgttgcgaggctggtaagcctgttgttgttgacgatgttgttgttgtggttattgagcttctctgaaagcaggtgctatatgagccacctggtgttggttaacaGTTGGTTGGACctccttcctccttacagagggtcttctcttgatataggaagaaacaacatgactctccccttctttcttcctagcaaatcctccatatttctttgtCGAATTGCTACCGTCACGGGACAAACGTCCTccacggactccctcttctagcctcatccccatatttacccTTTCGGAAAAGTTTGAGGGAGaactagcaatcatgcgctcatagtagaaagagctcaaagtcttcagaaagatctttgtcatctccttctcctccaagggtgaCACTATCTGAGATGCCAATTCccgccacctctgggcgtattccttgaaggtctccttattCTTCTAGGGCATTGCCCTCAGCTGatctctgtctggagccatgtccatattgtatTTATACTGTTTCACAAACGCCTTTCCTaaatcattgaaagtgcggatgcttgcactctctagCCCATATACCAACTGAGCGCAGCACttgtcaggctatcctgaaagtagtgaatcagtagttgatcattatctgtctgggttgacatcttgcgagaatacatcacaagatggctgagtggacacgtgtttcccttgtacttctcaaagtcaggaactttgaatttaaCTGGGATTTTtacgttgggcactaagcacagttcagcagcactcttcccaaacagatctttgcctctcagcattttcaactccttgcgcagctcaaggaatatatccttcatctcatccatcttctcataaacttccaggccctcagatggctcggaatgatagatggtgtcttcaacacgcGACAAAGTGTGtacaacgggaggtggcacagacatgaccgggctagatgccgacaaagaagcaaaggtgggagcgaaaccctctggtacaaatttggatggcattccccaagggaatccatCAGGCAGACtaggagcgaagtgggcggtggcaaCAGGCACTGTTGAAGTAACCACTTCGGAGATgactgtcctcgcgggaggagttgcaggagttggagaagcttgactctgtGCAGCgagaactgactccatcatgcCAATCAGCCTAGAAATCTCCTCTTTCAGATCTCTGTTCTCTCGCTcgaggtgttccatgatcttctgatgatttgctcgggtgttgtaccggtgcgtcagcttgtcttcaaaataaatgaagagcaaagagttagaccattgTATCAAGgagctcggaaccaaaacctgcttatgcatatgatgcatgcaatgttcgcgcatatgatttatttttaatcgaaggaactttataaagatctatttgcaaatgttttgaaaatattgaactttttaagacatatatggaatactcatagcaatataatatttggaaactttttacaccaaagaagtagtacagtcttggtaaccaaatacaatacaagagaaaaggcGAATAAACATCCTATGAAGCCCTAGAAGCAAACGTCCAAAGCCTTCAAGATCGGAAGATacgtcgcacgaagcctcttcacctctctctcataagttgCTTCCATGTTGGCCTTCTCCCtggcgagctgatcatatctcttcttccaaaacctagacgaatgaggaaggagagaagtaaccatatcatcgagctcatcaataacctgatgctctagaaactctatcactgcatTCTTATCCTTGAgttgctgaagaagctcctcacgctcaggaacccaagcacgcgaacggtcttcgtctcttaactcctctactccttgattagggagggttgaaggcccaaccataatcataggggtaggtctcggatactcgtacggcatgtggtactcaagagctctctttcttacccaagaggtgtaaggctccaaagcaacacagttcttcggaacaagctcattcctccctttcctatgaaccttgcgccaggcgtggaccatcctatccttcaggttttggggatctttactctcttgaaagaataagccttccaacgaaatattgttaggtttatcctttaaggggaacccaagctgacggcgagccaaagtaggattgtagttaattctaccacatgtaccaagaagaggtacattggagaactcaccacaagaatcaataatctgaacaccatcataaacacgattgtaccaagagatatcatcattagtgagagacataagtttcatggaccaccgtagacataccttgttctccttgaaggcaagcgtctgaggcaagtgccgaataaaccacttgtacaatagaggcagacaacacacaatggaaccaccatcctttgcattcctcatatgcaaagagaaataagtgtcacccaacagagtcggaacgggactaagagaagagaaaatcctaatagcgttcacatccacgaagttgtcgatgttgggaaataacactagcccatagatgaggagtacaaatatgaCTTCAAAAGCTTCTTTAgtcatggccttcccaaacaaggtagctttggcaattagaaaatcagacgggagaccttgaattccacctttggtagtcatattggcaacaatgtcagatacctccaagtgaagcatgtcagcaatctcttgagaagacagaatcttctctaaaccactgaacggcaaacggtcaagaataggtatacccacacgataagcatactcctccaatgtaggcaaaagctagaaatacagaaaagtgaagcaccaatacagaggatcgtagaactgcaccaacatactcatcagaccctcatccaccttagtagaaatgatagaaagaagcttcccatggcgagctttgaattccaagggctctaatacataagatgtcagacgccttaactctttcaagtcgggttgtctgaaactgtacttcttcgtattccttctttgcttatccatgtctgaaaatttgcaaatagacctcttaagttccttgtaaaatctttattgttgatgacatgaatgcgaatgaatgcatggatgcatggatgcaacaaatacactcaagaatcaagcaagtcacaccacacaaaggtcacgggatggctcaagtcatcgtcaatatcaatcatccattttggtggattatggtttacaccttatcaacacccaagttccattgatattgaggatatacgagaacggatcgaccgtgaatcacgggtttgttgtaagtcgcgagcatggagtctcggttaagaaccacccaacaggagtgtactatggttaaacctgacaatcatgttctaaaaggttcacatagtcatcatctcatctttcggatattatcggataaagcgactactcgtcctccaaaaatattctcaagagagactcttatgagtgtagtattgtgtaacgatcgcatcaagtcttacacttgaacgaccttcgcactacgtcctaaaataggccaagatgggctaggtagCTAAGGTCCCTGGCTTCTAGGgttcctattggaaagagtaatgcctaaccacgactactcgtgtgacattagtgatcccaataagacctccaccaagtgaatggacttgcaagttaacttgttaaggaataactccacacaagtcaacaagactatgccattctcctatcataagtgcactcgagttcgggtatggaactcatctcacaagaaaccaccaagcatacaagcaattaatatatcaaacaattcatacattacaaacaatacattcatcccaaatttgcacaaaaatatgtcataaataaatataaacatacaatacatacaagtaaaaagtaggctaaacccactagagagtttcctccccagcagagtcgccacttttctgtatCGGGGTTTTCGTTAtctttaggtttattgactaaaccaaaagtaaacatccaattcgagtcgccaccacacttttatttgtccaaaggaaaggctaaaaagcgaacaaaagccaagtaagttgtttttcaaatcaaaaactaataaaaatgtcagagatctaggtaagggggttggttatgaaatgggaaggttttacgcacccaaaatatccttagtactctaagggaaccctttttgcaaatatgtgtcgtaggttggtatttgtgaaaagatttgtacaaaagattggggggatgcaaagagaatagattatatttacaaattttgttgtttgaatggatgaccccattgcctacgtaccatcacaaaggaggatcaaaacctcgtagttcgggataaaaatttcaaagattgatgaattgattttaatcaagagccttaaggtcttttgttatcaaaggaagaaaaatcaacctaaaccaaaaatccaccatgtgaggaaggcttcgacatactagtgaggggttaaccctataataagcatggaaggcttacaatccaaccactaaggatgaggtgagatttacatcaaccactatgataactcaaacctatgactaatgttttgaaaagattttaacaaggtggtcattggaaccacaaaacaacttgaaatgagttatatttacaagttagatctatttacaaaatgaagtcaaagttggattaatgtttattcacaatgagtatttatgaaaagagttttgaaaattcaaaggcttaaggcctaggtttctaattcgaaacaaagtcaaagttttgaaaatgatttttggcttggttagagtggggagaagaagagaagggctattcctaaagcatacaaagataagaggggaaagataaaacccttggagttccttttcttgaaatcataaagatgactcaagatgctcctttcctttggacttagcacacaaacaagcaatcaataattgaattcaagctcctaggatctccacttggcttggctcttaacttggctactcatgacaatggccctcttttcacaatcttaagatgggatccctatcacataaaagcaaacatcaaaaagttcacaacataataaagggaatggacaaagaaataagtttggaggagaagtccttttgagatcaactttgaattttagcattctaaaggcatgaggcctagttgctcttcaacaaattttgaattctaaaggcatgaggcctagtttctcttgaactcctttaagcataggtaagtcctaattctaagtcctttctcctttgcatttggttcacattaaaacaaacacacaaaaaacaagatagcaatatatttatatataataatgggctcaaattagtaaaagaaaaatgacataaacataaaatatatgctcaagtgagcaaagtgaaaatcaatatgaataatgagcaagaaataaatgacattaaaagtaaatggcaagaaattaaagtctcaaattaaagttagtggttagtaaggttatgttagcttgtcataagacaatgtagcgttatgttaagcagtcgtaagtggactaatgtagtagtcacacctatctgaggccggtcaataagaatataggaaaagaacacaagttagagatcatgactagtaagccaagctccataaacttgccatgccaaacaaaaggggaagggccttgtattgacttttagttatttgcttgaccaagaagcaacctatcttggacacaaaacaactcacttgatcatggatcaagttgagtttgggttggatcaaagaaggttaaacttctcatttgtcaagaccaacttcaagactttaactcattggccattgatggaaagaaatggatgaagatgaaagggagaGGAAAAGAAGACAacaatcaaatccaattgatcaaagttgattcaaatcaacctcaatcaacaccaaacagaagagaaatggagataacaagtcaaagagtcaattgtattttttttttgtattttttgaattaaaataaaatgcaaataaaaaataaacaaataaggttgaacctcaaattcaattcaaatcaacttcaaaaagtccaattaaattctcatcggttcaacatagtcaaacaagctttgactaattctctcacaaatttttgaaatcagaaagtatttaaaaacaattaaaaacaataaaaaatagcataatatgaattaaaatatcaaataatctcaaaacaatcaagaaattgttgagactatttttcattgactcatcatgatccatagatgctatgaaaatatttttgtattttttaaaaggtcagaaagtattttaaaatgaattaacaCCAATAAAAaacaagtaattcataaaaaatatcaaatgaagtcacaaaaataattaaaaatcataatatgaaactagaattttcaagaatttttttggagttagtctcatatttttatgacttcaaattaattttttatgaatttttgaaaatccaatgaattaacagaaaataaaaataaaatgaaataaatgaaaaatgTACAGCCACATGATGgagttcattaattgacgtggcgctTATGGATGGTCCAGATCTGAGGACACACACTGGGCTTGAGTCAAACGCGCAACAACatgcattaaatgaagtaattgAAATGGACGTGTGAGATTAGATCGTGGCATGGAGATCCAAGGGCTACAAACatgcacacgtggtggtggtggtggaaaccacgatcttctccggccagacaacaaattccggccaccagttgcaggaaataaaatcttaatgaaaattaaaaacaaggccatggaaatgaagctcgtgtgatggagatcatcattgTACCAATGAATgtccctcactcttcctatattgagagaaatgtgaaggggaaaatcatggtgttcaaactgaaagttcatgaaatgaagaattgaaagcaccaatggcttgcctcaagtatgaggacttcaaaaaaccacagaaacacaagcaAACTACATTGAATTAATAGATTCAGATCCCAAAAGTTTGAGAATAAACCTTTGAATTGATgcacttctggccacgaattatccaagatccttgctccttcttgatctatgagtgtaatggaagtgataggctaaggaatcaggctttaaaactcagctaatgatactgaatttcaagctcgaaagtgtGAATTTTtttgagtgattcctttggtatggctatggttttACTTCTGCAGCAattgggatctccaaaaggtttTTAATTAAATCTCATGAAGGTGctatttatagctgaatgtgGCTATGCATCACAATATGTTCATGTGCatgaaaatttgaatttggatgcatgggcatgtgcaAGCGTGTAGAAGGCCCAATGATGAATGCAGAAGCTTGCTGAGATCAAGTGGAGAGAAATTGGTCGTGCACTTTGGACTTAACAAGCTTGCATAttcaagtttcatcataaaataccaaaatgcacataaatggaaatgaattTGAAACTCACAAATGGTGAATCCAAAAGAGTAATGTGAGTAAaggttggaaagcccttgaaataaggagcaaaagtcatgttgggaaaaaaatcatttggcattttaaaattgatgaaaactggcttggaaaattcaagtacaaaacatattcaagtcactttgaaaaatttcaccaaaagcaagcatAATCAAACCCCTATGTCTtcatgattcaagcttcaaatgaaaacatatccaacataaaagttgtagatattttcaaaatggtcaatctagactcaaagtttgcatcatttggattttctatgacaaaggtatgggcatttgaagttgggtaccttttcaaattcaatgaatttggtccaaaatgacctataatgttttgcattatcacatgtatttagtttaggattattaaattttgtccaacataacatttgaagtagacatcacaagatttccaattcagttgttctcacctcaaaatcataaaaattaaggaatttatgcccttggtaagttgacccaaaattagggtttcagtcaaaatgacctataatgttttgaaatgaatgatgatcttccatgtttcaaatggattttttatgaacatgaaagttgttcatatggttcttaataacattttttctcttggggtaatcttaatttgacaaacacatcgaaagttatatctcattggtgctcagcttagtcagatgacttgactggtcaacttttcaaggccaaacttccaatcttgatgaataaatgattgaggattctaaaataggctcacatatgcataagatgacAAATGAAAcaacttcccttgattaaatttgatcagaggttgagattgcttcatgggcaaggcacagtcaaaaCATGGTAAaattaaggtttccttgggaaacaattctcaagccctttgggttatcttgataaaattgacaaattgagatacttgggagacatatatgatgattaagagctttgtggaccattgtcatgctttttctcttcttcatctagccattgcattgggcttaggaacctcctaggagcattgtggagcacatgatcacttcaaaacaaaaagagttagtgacatatttttgtgcttttggttagtaatcaaataagaaaagcaataatatacaatacaagcatgcttggtgatcttaaaacactcaaacaagtctcaaccctagggttaaggagccaaacatgctatgatccttgaggcaatgcacttgtgcaataacatgatgccatgagggatcttagggtcaaaattagggtcttacagtggagacaaaataggaggctcgagcagatactctttgatactgtcaaaatctttctgtcaatcttcggtccaatcacaagactgatctttccgaagaagcttgaatataggcgcacatgtggcagtcatatgcgatatgaatctcGATATGTAGTTCAAGgggccgagaaaacctctgacttgcttctctaatttgggtgcaggcatctcttgtattgctttgaccttggcggcATCAACTTaaatacccttctcgctgacaataaatcccaacaacttacgATAACGAACACCgaaagtacatttattgggattcaagtggagtttgtacttcctccaatgctggaataacttcaacaaatgctcaacatgtccTTCTTCGtcacttgatttggaaatcatattatcaacatagacttcagtctctttatgcatcatatcatgaaaaagagtggtcatagctctctgatacattgcaccagcattctttaaaccgaaaggcatcactctataacagaatgttccccaaggtgtaacgaatgtggtcttctccatatcttcaggtgctatcttgatctgattgtaatcggaaaatccgtccataaaccaaaaaaatgaatttagttgtattatctaccaacatatcaatgtgtggtagagggaaatcatcttaTAGACTaactttgttcaaatctctataatcaacacacatgcgga containing:
- the LOC127081093 gene encoding pentatricopeptide repeat-containing protein At4g02750; translated protein: MIIVFAKKNGRVIEAQQLLDEMSHRNIIPWNTVIAGYLHNNMVEQANKLFDMIPGRDNFSWALMVTCYTRKGKLVKDLVSYNSMLAGYTQNRKLSLAMRFFISDPNAVSWVTMLCGFARHEKILEARKLFDRMPCKNLVSWNAVIATYVQDLQIDEAVKLFKEMSLALYSLPGGAFPEAKDNDQVLEENQPTETNVGSIRGPTQFMFETEVDRIFSTPLGSTLMFASHGNQIGLVHWQETLRGYVAGILTTQRALIVSALLDLLAGTSIKFDKGLPSFRSLLWGGPALLFSATAICSLGWGFE